One stretch of Rosistilla oblonga DNA includes these proteins:
- a CDS encoding AAA family ATPase, producing MNELKHMRRLPEDATESIAFAESWRGIELKHVVEMNDAADQPSPFGFPTVSTTDPITLQFWDDDDRMGPILSRPRQGNLPSSTLTPYSYQINQLQLRSHSSQLFQGNGDAMEKREHVLDLIRQFDPEITDIQIASYGGLDAAIYLNHKRLGPAPLSVFGDALRRAVLLSSTLPKLVGGLLMIDEIETGIHISSLVKVFDWLMKTAKQFDVQVIATTHSLEAIDGILAASGDNLDDLVTFHLDNDGDRTDAKRIYGDLLRRMRHQRGLDVR from the coding sequence TTGAACGAATTGAAGCACATGCGGCGTTTGCCAGAGGATGCGACCGAATCGATCGCATTCGCCGAATCATGGCGAGGTATTGAGCTCAAGCACGTTGTTGAAATGAACGACGCAGCTGACCAACCGTCGCCCTTTGGTTTCCCTACGGTTTCCACGACAGATCCGATCACGCTTCAGTTTTGGGATGACGATGATCGCATGGGGCCGATCCTATCGAGGCCTCGACAGGGGAATTTGCCGTCAAGCACGCTAACGCCCTATTCGTATCAGATCAACCAACTCCAGCTGCGTTCACATTCCAGCCAGCTATTCCAGGGCAACGGCGATGCGATGGAGAAACGCGAGCATGTGCTCGACCTCATTCGCCAGTTCGATCCTGAGATCACCGATATTCAAATCGCTTCTTACGGCGGCCTTGATGCAGCGATCTACTTAAACCATAAGCGTCTTGGACCGGCACCGCTTTCTGTGTTTGGCGATGCGCTACGCCGGGCCGTGCTGCTTTCGAGCACCTTGCCAAAGCTAGTGGGAGGGCTGTTAATGATCGATGAAATCGAGACCGGTATTCACATCAGCTCGCTCGTAAAGGTTTTCGATTGGCTGATGAAGACGGCAAAACAGTTCGACGTTCAAGTCATCGCGACCACCCACAGTCTCGAAGCAATCGACGGTATTTTAGCCGCCAGCGGAGACAATCTCGACGATTTGGTGACCTTCCATCTCGACAACGACGGGGACCGAACGGACGCGAAGCGAATTTATGGTGACCTGTTGCGGCGAATGCGTCATCAACGCGGACTCGATGTGAGGTAG
- the tsaD gene encoding tRNA (adenosine(37)-N6)-threonylcarbamoyltransferase complex transferase subunit TsaD, with amino-acid sequence MIILTIESTCDETAAAVIASGPHVLGAAVATQTELHARFQGVVPEVAARAHVQRILPVIDEAIRQADIDPADLDAIAVANTPGLAGSLMVGLTAAKTLAVAWNKPLVAVNHLQAHIYACQMSDPGEIYPCVGLIVSGGHTSLYACHSATELDYLGGTIDDAAGEAFDKVGAMLGLPFPGGPSVSRAAAAGNPKAHDFPRSLVGEDHLNFSFSGLKTAVRYCLVGPGKQDFSQLDLSEQQLADLCASFEQAVVDCLVAKSRQAIRQTGFSKLCVGGGVAANGRLRAALAEAADRDGFGLVIAPPDLCTDNAVMGAVALEQIERHGYDSLDVDIHPGLQRGY; translated from the coding sequence ATGATTATATTGACAATCGAATCAACGTGCGATGAGACTGCCGCCGCGGTGATCGCTTCGGGGCCCCACGTTTTGGGGGCCGCAGTCGCCACTCAGACCGAATTGCACGCCCGGTTCCAAGGCGTTGTCCCCGAGGTCGCCGCTCGCGCTCACGTCCAACGCATCCTGCCGGTGATCGACGAAGCGATCCGACAAGCCGACATCGATCCGGCCGATCTCGACGCGATCGCCGTCGCAAACACCCCCGGTTTGGCGGGGTCGTTGATGGTGGGGCTGACCGCCGCCAAGACCCTGGCCGTTGCTTGGAACAAGCCGCTGGTGGCGGTGAACCATCTGCAAGCCCATATCTACGCCTGCCAAATGTCCGATCCCGGCGAGATCTATCCCTGCGTGGGACTGATCGTCAGCGGCGGTCACACCAGTCTGTACGCTTGCCATAGCGCGACCGAACTGGACTATCTGGGGGGAACAATCGACGACGCTGCTGGTGAAGCGTTCGACAAAGTCGGGGCGATGCTGGGATTGCCCTTCCCCGGCGGGCCGTCGGTCTCCCGCGCGGCGGCCGCTGGAAATCCGAAGGCGCACGATTTCCCTCGCTCTCTGGTTGGCGAGGATCATCTGAATTTCAGTTTCAGCGGTTTGAAGACCGCCGTTCGCTACTGTTTAGTCGGTCCGGGGAAGCAAGATTTTTCGCAGCTGGACCTGTCCGAGCAGCAATTGGCCGATCTGTGCGCCAGTTTTGAACAGGCAGTCGTCGACTGTTTGGTCGCCAAGAGTCGCCAAGCGATTCGGCAAACCGGTTTTTCCAAGCTGTGCGTTGGCGGCGGCGTCGCGGCCAACGGGCGACTTCGCGCCGCCTTGGCCGAAGCGGCTGATCGAGACGGATTTGGGCTGGTGATCGCCCCACCGGACCTATGCACCGACAACGCGGTGATGGGAGCGGTGGCGCTGGAACAGATCGAGCGCCACGGATACGACAGCCTCGACGTCGACATCCACCCCGGCCTACAACGGGGCTACTGA
- a CDS encoding ClpP family protease: protein MNQEIWNSHSYQSVQRQRQLTLGDLLLENRIVFLQGEIHTGNANEVVMKLLYLQSENRRKDVHFYINSPGGDVIATLAIYDTMQMLSCPIATYCVGQAASGGAVLLVGGTKGKRYALPHSRVMMHQPAGGVGGQISDIEIHANEILRYRDVLNGILAEHTGQTVEKIAHDTDRDFFLTAQAAKEYGIVDDILTKPPVGAEDEAAKG from the coding sequence ATGAATCAAGAGATCTGGAATTCCCATTCCTACCAAAGCGTGCAACGCCAACGTCAGCTGACGCTTGGGGATTTGTTACTGGAAAACCGAATCGTCTTTTTGCAAGGCGAGATCCATACCGGCAACGCAAATGAAGTGGTTATGAAACTGCTTTATCTGCAAAGTGAAAACCGTCGCAAAGACGTTCACTTCTACATCAATTCGCCAGGTGGCGACGTGATCGCAACGCTAGCGATCTACGACACGATGCAGATGCTGTCGTGCCCGATCGCAACCTACTGTGTCGGCCAAGCGGCCAGCGGTGGAGCTGTGTTGTTGGTCGGTGGAACCAAGGGCAAACGTTACGCATTGCCTCATTCACGCGTGATGATGCACCAACCCGCTGGCGGCGTGGGTGGTCAGATCAGCGACATCGAGATCCATGCCAACGAGATCTTGCGTTATCGCGACGTCCTGAACGGAATCCTGGCTGAACACACCGGGCAGACAGTGGAAAAGATCGCTCACGATACCGATCGCGACTTCTTCTTAACCGCTCAAGCCGCCAAGGAATACGGAATCGTCGACGACATTTTGACCAAGCCACCGGTGGGTGCCGAAGACGAAGCTGCCAAGGGCTAG
- the clpP gene encoding ATP-dependent Clp endopeptidase proteolytic subunit ClpP, with translation MPLIPYVVEKSGREERVYDIYSRLLKDRIIFLGSQVNDDVANSLVAQMLFLQSDDPKADIHLYINSPGGSVSAGLAIYDTMQFVSCDVATYCIGQAASMGAVLLTAGAKGKRYALPNARIMIHQPLAGMQGTAEEIRIHAEEFRRIKRKLNEILIHHCGKSMEEIEKDTDRDRFMSADEGVEYGLIDKVVASVADKT, from the coding sequence ATGCCATTGATCCCCTACGTCGTCGAAAAGAGCGGTCGCGAAGAGCGAGTGTACGATATCTACAGTCGCTTGCTGAAAGACAGGATCATTTTCCTCGGCTCGCAAGTCAACGACGATGTCGCCAATTCGCTGGTCGCCCAGATGCTGTTCTTGCAGTCGGACGACCCCAAGGCGGACATCCATCTGTACATCAATTCGCCCGGCGGTAGCGTTAGCGCCGGACTGGCGATCTACGACACGATGCAGTTCGTTTCCTGCGACGTGGCAACCTATTGCATCGGCCAAGCCGCTTCGATGGGTGCTGTGCTGTTGACCGCCGGTGCGAAGGGGAAGCGTTACGCGCTGCCCAACGCGCGGATCATGATCCACCAACCGCTGGCTGGCATGCAGGGAACCGCCGAAGAGATCCGCATTCACGCCGAAGAGTTCCGCCGCATCAAGCGGAAGCTGAACGAGATCCTGATCCATCACTGTGGCAAGTCGATGGAAGAGATCGAAAAAGATACCGACCGCGACCGCTTTATGTCGGCCGATGAAGGTGTCGAATACGGCTTGATCGACAAGGTTGTCGCTTCGGTTGCCGACAAGACTTAA
- a CDS encoding patatin-like phospholipase family protein gives MKIALAFSGGGVRATVFHLGVLARLARQDLLSSVKIVSSVSGGSLAAGLVFATAGNRWPSSEQYLHDVVPRCLSLLTTRNLQRTFVMKSLMQPWRLMSGRASVLGDVLESTWGLKGSLADLPIAPRWLINATCYQTGKNWRFQRDLMGDYQTKYVPDPDFRLSHALAASAAVPGLIGPLLVRSKKYKWSEFSDDDWQPIAPKYKHLHLWDGGVYDNLGVEPLFKPGEGLREGTDYLIVCDASRPLASETRQSRWRPGFLQASLRLVDVATDQVRSLRARMLMEHFKQNPGTGAYLRLGLATKSVYARSPTPGKPALSDDEVQRVAQIETTLRQLSHNEFSLLFRHGFEVADAMLSTYGQESLRHVPRNRVLFKAA, from the coding sequence ATGAAGATCGCACTTGCATTTTCCGGTGGCGGCGTTCGTGCGACTGTCTTTCACTTGGGAGTGCTCGCCCGCTTGGCTCGCCAGGATCTGTTGAGCAGCGTGAAGATCGTTTCCAGCGTTTCGGGAGGCAGTTTGGCTGCCGGGCTGGTCTTTGCTACCGCCGGTAACCGTTGGCCCAGTAGCGAACAATATCTGCACGATGTCGTGCCGCGATGTCTGTCGCTGCTGACGACTCGGAATTTGCAACGCACGTTTGTCATGAAGTCGCTGATGCAGCCGTGGCGATTGATGTCGGGCCGGGCGTCGGTCTTGGGGGACGTTTTGGAGAGCACTTGGGGACTGAAAGGTTCGCTTGCGGATCTGCCGATCGCGCCCCGTTGGCTGATCAACGCTACCTGTTATCAGACCGGTAAGAACTGGCGATTTCAACGCGATCTGATGGGCGACTACCAGACAAAATATGTTCCCGATCCCGACTTCCGTTTGTCGCACGCACTCGCCGCGTCGGCTGCGGTCCCCGGTTTGATCGGGCCGCTGTTGGTTCGATCGAAGAAGTACAAGTGGTCGGAATTTTCAGACGACGATTGGCAGCCGATCGCACCAAAATACAAACATCTGCACCTCTGGGACGGCGGCGTCTACGACAACTTGGGTGTCGAACCGCTGTTCAAACCCGGCGAGGGGCTCCGCGAAGGGACCGATTATTTGATCGTCTGCGATGCTTCGCGACCCTTGGCCAGCGAGACCCGCCAGTCGCGGTGGCGACCCGGGTTTTTGCAGGCTTCGTTGCGGTTAGTCGACGTTGCGACCGACCAGGTTCGCAGCCTGAGGGCGCGGATGTTGATGGAGCATTTCAAACAGAATCCAGGAACCGGCGCCTACTTGCGACTCGGGCTGGCGACCAAAAGTGTCTACGCTCGCAGTCCAACGCCAGGCAAACCAGCGCTATCGGACGACGAAGTCCAACGCGTCGCTCAGATCGAAACCACGCTCCGGCAGCTCTCGCACAACGAGTTCAGTCTGTTGTTCCGCCACGGATTTGAAGTTGCCGACGCGATGTTGTCGACTTATGGACAAGAATCGCTGCGCCACGTTCCACGCAATCGCGTACTGTTCAAAGCTGCCTGA
- the rsmG gene encoding 16S rRNA (guanine(527)-N(7))-methyltransferase RsmG — MTVEPEFLQALAQEKISLPDDQLEGLQDYARLMWEWNEKVNLTRHTTWQLFGTRDMLDVTQLANIIPDDHEVLDLGSGGGVPGIPLSIVRPDLQVSLAESVGKKAQVLNDIVSELNLPITVYAARAEDLLHDLRFDTIVVRAVGSLRKLCTWLEPHWASIGQVLAVKGPKWVEERNEARHHGVMKGLQLRKVASYQMPETENEGVILQIWKHGVPVVRK, encoded by the coding sequence ATGACCGTTGAACCCGAATTCCTGCAGGCACTCGCTCAAGAAAAGATCAGCCTGCCCGACGATCAACTCGAGGGATTGCAAGACTATGCCCGTTTGATGTGGGAATGGAACGAGAAGGTCAATCTGACGCGGCACACGACGTGGCAGCTGTTTGGGACGCGCGACATGCTCGACGTCACCCAACTGGCCAACATCATCCCCGACGACCACGAAGTCCTCGACCTCGGTTCGGGCGGTGGCGTCCCCGGGATTCCGCTGTCGATCGTCCGCCCCGACCTACAGGTCTCGCTGGCCGAATCGGTCGGCAAGAAAGCCCAAGTCCTCAACGATATCGTTTCCGAACTGAACCTGCCGATCACCGTTTACGCAGCCCGCGCCGAGGATCTGTTGCACGATCTGCGATTCGACACGATCGTCGTCCGCGCCGTCGGCTCGCTTCGCAAGCTGTGCACATGGTTGGAGCCGCATTGGGCTTCGATCGGCCAAGTGCTTGCGGTCAAAGGCCCCAAGTGGGTCGAAGAACGCAATGAAGCGCGTCATCACGGCGTGATGAAAGGCTTGCAATTGCGAAAGGTCGCCAGCTATCAAATGCCGGAGACCGAAAACGAAGGGGTGATCCTGCAGATTTGGAAGCACGGCGTCCCCGTGGTTCGCAAGTAA
- a CDS encoding cytochrome c oxidase subunit 3, protein MVASTALPADKRAQQGGLLFLASLLVFFITGIISFVLYASWREATFIQSEKLPLSFAWSTLCLVFVSGLLHWAVHCVRHEHCRQSLALLVAALIGSIIFLVVQGVAMWHVAGGYATAGLEAGLAGMMLVLALLHALHVIGGVAALVIVTIRLARGQYDHERMWGISFTAQYWHFLDLVWIVMLFAFWYTSGGFAT, encoded by the coding sequence ATGGTTGCTTCGACTGCGTTGCCCGCAGACAAACGTGCCCAGCAAGGCGGCCTACTGTTCCTGGCTTCCCTGCTGGTCTTCTTCATCACGGGGATCATATCGTTTGTCCTGTACGCCAGCTGGCGCGAGGCGACGTTTATCCAGTCGGAGAAGCTGCCGCTGTCGTTCGCCTGGAGCACGTTGTGCTTGGTCTTTGTCAGCGGCCTGCTGCACTGGGCCGTCCACTGCGTGCGTCACGAACACTGCCGCCAATCGCTGGCTCTGCTGGTCGCGGCCCTGATCGGTTCGATCATATTCTTGGTAGTCCAGGGCGTGGCGATGTGGCACGTCGCTGGCGGCTATGCCACCGCGGGACTGGAAGCCGGCCTTGCCGGAATGATGCTGGTCCTCGCACTGCTACATGCTCTGCACGTGATCGGTGGCGTGGCAGCTCTCGTGATCGTGACGATCCGTTTGGCCCGCGGCCAATACGATCATGAACGGATGTGGGGCATCTCTTTCACCGCCCAGTATTGGCACTTCCTGGATCTGGTTTGGATCGTGATGCTGTTTGCGTTCTGGTACACCAGCGGCGGATTTGCGACGTAA
- a CDS encoding Spy/CpxP family protein refolding chaperone, translating to MFATPVLAQPGGGRGGRGGGPGGGVGNSKFLPIAAALRSEEVREEIELMPDQVEALKKLNDRENGRRGQDRPDFRNMSEEERGEYMAKMQKEREAQMEESNAMVEQILLPPQMDRLREIAVQMTGVNALFSDYVTTELKITDAQKSKLTEAQAASQAKMREKMQEMFAGRGRGGDQGGERPDRDAMRAQFEELRKSVEGDLLAVLSTEQQANFEKLKGEKFDVPQRAGGGRGGEAGGRGGRGERGGEGGGQRRGGRQRPESSNE from the coding sequence ATGTTCGCGACCCCTGTTTTGGCTCAACCCGGTGGTGGACGTGGCGGACGCGGCGGCGGCCCCGGTGGAGGAGTCGGCAACAGCAAGTTCTTGCCGATCGCCGCAGCCCTGCGTTCGGAAGAGGTTCGCGAAGAGATCGAATTGATGCCCGACCAGGTCGAAGCATTGAAGAAGCTGAACGATCGCGAGAACGGTCGCCGCGGCCAAGATCGTCCCGATTTCCGCAACATGTCCGAAGAGGAACGGGGCGAATACATGGCTAAGATGCAAAAGGAACGCGAAGCGCAGATGGAAGAGTCCAACGCGATGGTGGAACAGATCCTGCTGCCGCCACAAATGGATCGTCTGCGTGAGATCGCCGTTCAAATGACAGGCGTTAACGCATTGTTCTCCGATTACGTAACGACAGAGCTGAAGATCACCGACGCACAAAAAAGCAAGCTGACCGAAGCCCAAGCCGCTTCGCAAGCCAAGATGCGTGAAAAGATGCAGGAGATGTTTGCTGGTCGAGGCCGCGGCGGCGACCAAGGCGGCGAGCGTCCCGACCGCGACGCGATGCGAGCTCAATTTGAAGAACTTCGCAAAAGCGTCGAAGGTGACCTGTTGGCGGTTTTGTCGACCGAACAACAAGCCAACTTTGAAAAGCTGAAAGGCGAAAAGTTCGACGTGCCTCAGCGAGCTGGCGGTGGCCGCGGTGGTGAAGCGGGTGGCCGCGGCGGACGTGGAGAACGCGGCGGTGAAGGTGGCGGACAACGCCGCGGTGGGCGCCAACGTCCCGAATCGTCGAACGAATAG
- a CDS encoding DUF3226 domain-containing protein: MRTYGYLVVEGPHDIEFAYRLLAPYGLERVRLEAELDPFFQPLVPTTFPHNGDLQARVPVPLFMQSNSHAIALHSALGDTRLAQTIEESAFSIDYSQLAGIGIILDTDKEVAVTTRYAGLKEEFARNSFNLPAIPGTISADEQRVGVFVLPDNQSEGNLEDLLLQCAESTFPKLLESARKHVDFARDDTSFVDKKREDLSKSAKYNKAVVGSIANTLRPGRAVQASIQDNVWLRGNNLSLPRIKAVQTFLVDLFGLALPTAPTQ, from the coding sequence GTGAGAACATACGGTTATCTAGTTGTTGAAGGCCCCCATGACATCGAATTTGCCTATCGATTGCTGGCACCATACGGCTTAGAACGTGTACGGCTCGAGGCAGAACTCGATCCATTCTTTCAACCGCTGGTACCGACGACGTTTCCGCACAATGGCGACTTGCAAGCGAGAGTCCCCGTTCCGCTATTCATGCAAAGCAACTCGCATGCAATCGCCCTCCACAGTGCATTGGGTGACACACGACTTGCCCAAACGATCGAAGAATCCGCATTCTCGATCGACTATAGTCAGCTTGCTGGCATTGGGATTATTTTGGACACCGACAAAGAAGTCGCCGTCACTACCCGCTACGCTGGCCTTAAGGAAGAGTTTGCTCGCAATTCCTTCAATCTGCCAGCAATACCGGGAACGATTTCGGCAGATGAACAGCGCGTCGGCGTCTTTGTGCTGCCAGACAATCAAAGCGAAGGCAACTTGGAAGATCTGTTGCTTCAATGTGCTGAATCTACATTTCCTAAGCTACTCGAAAGTGCTCGAAAACATGTCGACTTCGCCAGGGACGACACTTCCTTTGTCGACAAAAAACGAGAAGACTTGTCAAAGTCTGCAAAGTACAACAAAGCTGTCGTCGGTTCGATTGCAAATACATTGCGTCCAGGGCGAGCCGTGCAGGCGTCGATTCAAGACAACGTTTGGTTGCGTGGAAACAACCTAAGCCTGCCGCGAATCAAGGCCGTCCAGACATTTCTGGTCGATCTATTCGGTTTAGCGCTTCCTACCGCCCCAACTCAGTAG